A part of Elusimicrobiota bacterium genomic DNA contains:
- a CDS encoding sodium:proton antiporter, with amino-acid sequence MTEYFLCLVLFCLGLYAILIKRNLIKIIIGLAIMEYAVNLFFILIGYKNSGTVPIFSSLKEPRPEIMVDPVVQTIILTNVVIGLAITFVLVLIAMRIYEKYGTYDIRKVNRLKG; translated from the coding sequence GTGACGGAATATTTTTTATGTTTGGTATTATTTTGCCTCGGGCTTTATGCGATACTGATAAAAAGGAACCTGATTAAAATAATAATAGGGCTTGCGATAATGGAATATGCAGTGAACCTTTTTTTCATTCTTATAGGTTATAAAAATAGCGGGACTGTGCCGATATTTTCTTCGCTGAAAGAGCCCCGCCCGGAGATTATGGTTGACCCGGTTGTGCAGACAATAATTCTTACAAATGTCGTTATAGGGCTTGCTATAACATTTGTACTTGTGTTAATTGCAATGCGCATTTACGAAAAATACGGTACTTATGATATAAGAAAAGTGAACCGTTTAAAAGGATAA